ATTGGCAAGATAAAGATGGGAATCATATTGATCAATTAGCTAATGTTATCGAGCAAATTAAGCAAAATCCTAATTCACGTAGACACATTGTTTCAGCTTGGAATCCTGCAGAGATTGATACAATGGCCTTACCACCATGCCATACAATGTTCCAGTTTTATGTGCAAGATGGTAAACTGAGCTGTCAATTATACCAACGAAGTGCCGATATCTTCTTAGGCGTACCATTTAATATAGCAAGTTATAGTTTATTAACACATTTAATTGCAAATGAATGTGGTCTCGAAGTAGGCGAATTTGTTCATACTTTCGGTGATGCACATATTTATTCTAATCATATGGATGCAATAGAAACACAACTCGAGCGTGATAGTTTCGCTGCACCAACGATTAAAATTAATAGCGATAAATCTATCTTCGATATAAATTATGAAGATTTGACGCTTGAAAATTATGAATCACATCCTGCAATAAAAGCACCCATAGCGGTTTAACAATAGTAATTAAACATTTATAAAGGAGGATATTATGACACTTTCGATATTAGTAGCCCATGACCAACAACGTGTTATAGGTATAGACAATCAATTACCATGGCATTTACCCAACGATTTAAAGCATGTTAAAAAATTGTCTACTGGCCATACACTCGTAATGGGTAGATCAACATTTGAATCTATTGGCAAACCGTTACCAAATAGAAAAAACGTTGTATTAACTAGAAATACTTCATTTGAAGCTGAAGGTGTAGACGTTATACATTCCATTGATGAAATCTATGATTTAACCGGTCATATTTTCATCTTTGGAGGACAAACTTTGTTCGAAGAAATGATTGATGTCGTTGATGATATGTATATCACCGTTATAGAAGATAAATTTAATGGCGATACATTTTTCCCTCCATACACTTTTGAAGACTGGGAAGTTGAATCTTCAGTAACAGGTACACTAGATGATAAAAATACAATACCACATACATTTTTACATCTAGTTCGTAAGGCACAATAAGGAGGATAAACTATGGCAAAATTAAAAATTGTGACAGATTCGACTTCTGATTTATCTAAGCAATATCTTGAAGACAATGATATACACGTTGTCCCACTTAACTTGACGATTGATGGAGAATCTTATATTGATCAAGTTGATATATCCTCCGAACAATTTATTGAAAAAATAGAGGCTGATGCTGATGTTAAGACAAGCCAGCCTCCTATCGGTAAATTTATAGAATTATATGACGAACTTGGTTCAGACGGTTCTGAAATTATTAGTATCCATATGACTTCTGGTTTGAGCGGAACGTATCAAACTGCTGTGCAAGCAAGTCAAATGACAGAAAGTAAAGTTACTGTCATTGATTCAAAATCTATCTCTTATGGCCTAGGCTATCAAATTAAACAAATAGTAGAGTGGAAACGTGAACAATTAGCCGTTGCAGATATTGAAAAACAAGTCATTGAATTACAAAAAAATATTAAACTCTATGTAGTCATTGGCCAATTACACCAGCTAATAAAAGGTGGTCGAATAAGTAAAACAAAAGGTTTAATCGGAAATATGATTAAAATCAAACCAGTGGGTACTTTAATTGATGGCAAAATTGAATTAGTCCATAATTCACGCACACAAAATTCAAGTATTCAATTCTTAAAAAAAGAAGTTGCGCAATTTGTTGAGAATCATAATATTAAAGCAATTGGTATAGCTCACGCTAATATTATGCAATTTGTTGATAAAATAAAAAAACATTTTTCAGAAGAATTCGATTTTAGTGATTTTGATGTAAATACCACTACACCTATTATTTCTGCACATACAGGACAAGGTGCAATTGGATTAGTCGTATTGAAATCTTAACTATTATATATTGATTAAAGGCTATTTCTTCAAACATTTTAATAGCAAATTTCTTAATTTATTGTTAATTTTATGACAAGATATATTTTAGGAGGCTTATTATGGCATATGCAACATTAGCCGGAGGATGTTTCTGGTGTTTAGTTAAACCATTCACATCATACCCAGGCATAAAAGATGTAGTCTCAGGATATAGCGGTGGAAACATTGATAATCCTACCTATGAACAAGTAAGTACAAATCAAACTGGTCACGTAGAAGCAGTGCAAATTACTTATGACGCAGACATTACAACATTTGAAAATATTTTAGATATATATTTCAAAACATTTGATCCAACGGATAATACCGGCCAGTTTTTCGACCGTGGTGAACATTACGAACCCGTTATTTTTTATCATGATGAGGAACAGAAAAAGGCTGCAGAACATAAAATTCAACAATTAAATGAGCAGCAAATTTTCGATAAACCGGTTATTACACCAATCAAACCATATAAAAACTTTTATCCAGCAGAAGATTACCATCAAGATTATTATAAAAAGAACCCGTTACATTATGAACAATATCAACGCGGTTCCGGTAGAAAAGCGTTTATAGAAAAGCATTGGGGGGAACAAAATGATTAAGAAAAGTAAAGATGAATTAACAGAAATGGAACATTTAGTAACACAAGAAGATGGTACAGAACCACCATTTCAAAATGAATATTGGAACCATTTTGATAAAGGCATTTATGTAGATAAATTATCTGGTAAACCATTATTTACTTCTGAAGAAAAATTTGAGTCGGATTGTGGTTGGCCAAGCTTTTCAAAAGCTTTAAACGATGAAGAAATCATCGAACTCGTTGATAAATCAATGGGCATGATTAGAACTGAAGTTAGATCAGAAGATTCTAATAGTCATTTAGGTCATGTCTTTAATGATGGACCTAGAGAGTCTGGTGGTTTGCGCTACTGCATTAACTCTGCGGCAGTACAATTTATCCCTTATGATAAATTAGAAGAATTAGGCTACGGAGATTTGTTACCACATTTTAAAAATTAAGGAGCGGATTAATTATGTTTAAAAAATTATTTGGTAAAGGTCAAGAAGCTAAAAAAGAAATTGAAATTTATGCGCCTATTACAGGTGAATATGTAAAAATAGACGATATTCCAGACCCTGTTTTCGCACAAAAAATGATGGGTGAAGGTTTCGGCATTAAACCAAGCGAAGGTGAAGTTGTATCTCCAATCGATGGTAAAATCGACAATGTATTCCCAACAAAACACGCAATTGGCTTAAAAGCTGAAAACGGCTTAGAGTTATTAGTGCATATCGGTTTAGATACAGTTCAATTAGATGGCGAAGGTTTCGAAATATTAGTCGAAAGTGGCGACACTGTAAATGTAGGTGACCCAATTTTAAAATTTGATAAAGACTTTATCCAAAACAATGCTAAATCTACAACATCTCCTATTATTATTACAAATTCAGATCAAACAGCATCTGTTAACTTTGCAGAAGCTACGAACGTAGTAAAAGGTGACACTAAAATTGTAGATGTGACAATGAAATAATGAAAAATTATTCATTTTACCAATTCGCATTAACAGTTAGAGGACGTAAAAATGATAAAGGCGAATTAGCAGAACAAATTTTTGATGATTTGTCTTTTCCAAAACACGAAAAAGATTTCAATATTCTTTCGGAATACATTGAAACTCACGGGGATTTTACAGTATCTATGTCTGTTTTTGATGATTTATATGAAGAATATTTAGAATGGTTACAATTCTAAATAGCGATATTATTTGAGATTTACATTATATTTATACTATTATATTACAGTAGAATAATTGGGGCTGGGGTAAATCTATTTAGGTTCTATCCCAGCCACTTTTATTTTTTAGCAAATTTATGTTTAATATACATAAGCCATTAGGAAGTGATGAAATGACAGAAAATAATGAAGAACAACAATCTGCTAAACAGCAAAAGAAAAAGGTTAATTTTAAATTAAGTTCTTTTATATTAATGTTAATAGGTATAGTCGTATTAACAGTCGTTATTACTGTTTTTGCCACGATAGCTATAAGTCATTGGGCAAGTGGACTAAATAGCGAACAGCGTGCTTCTGTTAAAAAAATAGAGCAAGCATACAAAACATTAGATAAAGAATATTATAAACCTACAGATTCAAAGAAACTTTCAGATGCAGCCATAAAAGGAATGGTAAGTAAATTACATGATCCATATTCTGAATATATGACGAAAGAACAAACCAAATCATTCAACGAAGATGTATCTGGTGACTTTGTAGGTATTGGTGCAGAAATGCAAAAGAAACATAATACAATACAAATTACAAGTCCGATGAAAGATTCACCTGCAGAAAAAGCTGGTATCAAACCAAAAGATGTCGTTACTAAGGTCGACGGTAAATCAGTTGAAGGTAAACCATTAGAAGATGTAGTAAAGAAAGTACGCGGTAAAAAAGGTACTACTGTAACGTTAACGGTTGAACGTAACGGTCAATCACATGATATTAGTATTAAACGCGATACGATACATGTTAAAAGTGTAGAATATAACAAGCATGGAAATGTTGGCGTATTTACTATTAATAAATTCCAAAGCGGTACTGCTGCAGAACTTAAATCGCAAATTATTAAAGCACATAAACATGGTGTGAAAAATATCGTGTTAGATTTAAGAAATAATCCTGGTGGTTTACTTAATGAAGCAGTTAAGATGGCTAATATCTTTATTGATAAAAATAAAACTGTAGTTTCTTTAGAAAAAGGCAAACATACTGAATCGATTAAAGCACCTAATGATGCACTAAAAGAAGCAAAAGATATGCACGTAGCTATTTTAGTGAATAAAGGTTCAGCCAGTTCGTCTGAAGTCTTTACAGGTGCGATGAAAGATTATCATAAAGCCAAAGTTTATGGTACTACGACGTTTGGTAAAGGTATTGTTCAAACAACGAAAGAATTTAAAGATGGTTCTTTACTCAAATACACAGAGTTAAAATG
The Staphylococcus kloosii genome window above contains:
- a CDS encoding DegV family protein → MAKLKIVTDSTSDLSKQYLEDNDIHVVPLNLTIDGESYIDQVDISSEQFIEKIEADADVKTSQPPIGKFIELYDELGSDGSEIISIHMTSGLSGTYQTAVQASQMTESKVTVIDSKSISYGLGYQIKQIVEWKREQLAVADIEKQVIELQKNIKLYVVIGQLHQLIKGGRISKTKGLIGNMIKIKPVGTLIDGKIELVHNSRTQNSSIQFLKKEVAQFVENHNIKAIGIAHANIMQFVDKIKKHFSEEFDFSDFDVNTTTPIISAHTGQGAIGLVVLKS
- a CDS encoding thymidylate synthase, with translation MLNAFDKAYHDLCEEVLEIGKSKDDRTHTGTISKFGHQLRFDLSKGFPLLTTKKVSFKLVATELLWFIKGDTNIKYLLQYKNNIWNEWAFEKYIKSDDYHGPDMTDFGHRAQSDENFNALYKEEMAKFKQQILEDDTFAEKYGDLGNVYGKQWRDWQDKDGNHIDQLANVIEQIKQNPNSRRHIVSAWNPAEIDTMALPPCHTMFQFYVQDGKLSCQLYQRSADIFLGVPFNIASYSLLTHLIANECGLEVGEFVHTFGDAHIYSNHMDAIETQLERDSFAAPTIKINSDKSIFDINYEDLTLENYESHPAIKAPIAV
- a CDS encoding YozE family protein, which gives rise to MKNYSFYQFALTVRGRKNDKGELAEQIFDDLSFPKHEKDFNILSEYIETHGDFTVSMSVFDDLYEEYLEWLQF
- a CDS encoding dihydrofolate reductase encodes the protein MTLSILVAHDQQRVIGIDNQLPWHLPNDLKHVKKLSTGHTLVMGRSTFESIGKPLPNRKNVVLTRNTSFEAEGVDVIHSIDEIYDLTGHIFIFGGQTLFEEMIDVVDDMYITVIEDKFNGDTFFPPYTFEDWEVESSVTGTLDDKNTIPHTFLHLVRKAQ
- the msrB gene encoding peptide-methionine (R)-S-oxide reductase MsrB; the encoded protein is MIKKSKDELTEMEHLVTQEDGTEPPFQNEYWNHFDKGIYVDKLSGKPLFTSEEKFESDCGWPSFSKALNDEEIIELVDKSMGMIRTEVRSEDSNSHLGHVFNDGPRESGGLRYCINSAAVQFIPYDKLEELGYGDLLPHFKN
- the msrA gene encoding peptide-methionine (S)-S-oxide reductase MsrA; this encodes MAYATLAGGCFWCLVKPFTSYPGIKDVVSGYSGGNIDNPTYEQVSTNQTGHVEAVQITYDADITTFENILDIYFKTFDPTDNTGQFFDRGEHYEPVIFYHDEEQKKAAEHKIQQLNEQQIFDKPVITPIKPYKNFYPAEDYHQDYYKKNPLHYEQYQRGSGRKAFIEKHWGEQND
- a CDS encoding PTS sugar transporter subunit IIA, yielding MFKKLFGKGQEAKKEIEIYAPITGEYVKIDDIPDPVFAQKMMGEGFGIKPSEGEVVSPIDGKIDNVFPTKHAIGLKAENGLELLVHIGLDTVQLDGEGFEILVESGDTVNVGDPILKFDKDFIQNNAKSTTSPIIITNSDQTASVNFAEATNVVKGDTKIVDVTMK
- a CDS encoding S41 family peptidase yields the protein MTENNEEQQSAKQQKKKVNFKLSSFILMLIGIVVLTVVITVFATIAISHWASGLNSEQRASVKKIEQAYKTLDKEYYKPTDSKKLSDAAIKGMVSKLHDPYSEYMTKEQTKSFNEDVSGDFVGIGAEMQKKHNTIQITSPMKDSPAEKAGIKPKDVVTKVDGKSVEGKPLEDVVKKVRGKKGTTVTLTVERNGQSHDISIKRDTIHVKSVEYNKHGNVGVFTINKFQSGTAAELKSQIIKAHKHGVKNIVLDLRNNPGGLLNEAVKMANIFIDKNKTVVSLEKGKHTESIKAPNDALKEAKDMHVAILVNKGSASSSEVFTGAMKDYHKAKVYGTTTFGKGIVQTTKEFKDGSLLKYTELKWLTPHKHYIHGKGIKPNVEIKEPAYQSLTVIPNNTTYQLNDDNKNVKSLKIGLQALGYNVDNKSTKFDSELQQAVKSFQEKNNLSTTGKFDKSTNDKFTQQLVQKANKDDSVLDKVIKQLK